One Tamlana carrageenivorans genomic region harbors:
- the rnpA gene encoding ribonuclease P protein component, with protein MSFTFSKKEKLKSKKRIEQLFAEGKSVSAYPLRLVFMPCQFEENTLAQTGISVSKRHFKLAVDRNRIKRLMREAYRLNKATYFNNLSQPYAFMILYIGKDKPKFDYIEKRMQLLFEKFRSHISEK; from the coding sequence TTGAGCTTCACGTTTAGTAAAAAAGAAAAACTTAAAAGCAAAAAACGCATCGAGCAATTATTTGCTGAAGGAAAGTCGGTTTCGGCCTATCCCTTACGCTTGGTATTTATGCCATGCCAATTCGAAGAAAACACCTTGGCACAGACTGGTATATCGGTAAGCAAACGTCATTTTAAATTGGCTGTAGATAGAAATCGTATAAAACGTTTGATGAGAGAAGCTTATCGCCTTAACAAAGCCACTTATTTTAACAATTTAAGTCAGCCCTATGCGTTTATGATTTTGTACATTGGTAAAGACAAACCAAAATTTGATTATATAGAAAAACGCATGCAGCTTCTATTTGAAAAATTTAGAAGTCATATTTCTGAAAAATAA